Proteins from a single region of Theobroma cacao cultivar B97-61/B2 chromosome 10, Criollo_cocoa_genome_V2, whole genome shotgun sequence:
- the LOC108663698 gene encoding probable carboxylesterase 15 — protein MEQEKKLVDEVSGWVRAYDDGSVDRTWTGPPEVKFMTEAVPPHEEFIEGVATRDVTIDSDSSLRVRIYLPEQSLTTKTKLPIILHFHGGGFCISQADWYMHYIIYTRLARSVPAICVSVYLRLAPENKLPAACDDGYATLLWLKSLAKGESHEPWLNDHVDFNRVFLIGDSSGGNIMHQVAARAGNLDLSPLRLAGGIPIHPGFVRAERSKSELEQPESPFLTLDMVDKFLALALPVGSTKDHPITCPMGLAAPAMKGLNLPPFLFCVVEKDLIKDTEMEYYEAMKSQKHKFGKSSLSVKSFVVINLLWRHFFLLMGFYRSSMYCL, from the coding sequence ATGGAGCAAGAGAAGAAGCTAGTTGATGAGGTGTCGGGTTGGGTAAGAGCCTATGACGATGGCTCAGTCGATCGGACGTGGACAGGTCCCCCTGAGGTGAAGTTCATGACGGAAGCAGTGCCACCCCATGAAGAATTCATTGAAGGTGTAGCCACTCGTGATGTAACTATTGATTCTGATTCAAGCCTCAGAGTTCGGATCTATCTACCGGAGCAAAGTCTCACCACCAAAACCAAGTTGCCTATCATACTTCATTTCCATGGGGGTGGTTTTTGCATCAGCCAAGCTGACTGGTATATGCATTATATCATTTACACTAGGTTGGCAAGGTCTGTTCCAGCCATTTGCGTGTCAGTTTACCTCAGGCTTGCACCAGAGAACAAGCTTCCAGCTGCTTGTGATGATGGCTACGCTACTCTCCTCTGGCTCAAGTCGTTGGCCAAAGGTGAGTCACATGAGCCCTGGCTCAATGATCATGTAGATTTCAACCGCGTTTTTCTTATTGGGGATAGCTCAGGAGGGAACATAATGCATCAAGTGGCTGCTCGCGCTGGGAACTTGGATTTGAGCCCATTAAGGCTAGCAGGTGGGATCCCAATCCACCCGGGTTTTGTTAGGGCGGAGCGGAGCAAGTCGGAGTTGGAGCAACCCGAATCACCTTTCTTAACCCTAGACATGGTGGACAAGTTTTTGGCCCTGGCTTTGCCTGTTGGAAGCACCAAGGACCATCCGATCACTTGCCCAATGGGGCTTGCAGCTCCAGCCATGAAGGGTCTAAATCTGCCACCATTTTTGTTTTGCGTTGTTGAGAAGGACTTGATAAAGGATACAGAAATGGAATACTATGAGGCAATGAAAAGCCAAAAACACAAGTTTGGTAAATCATCTTTATCAGTCAAATCATTTGTGGTTATCAATTTACTTTGGAGGCACTTTTTTCTACTCATGGGATTCTACAGGTCTTCCATGTACTGTCtttaa
- the LOC18587065 gene encoding NAC domain-containing protein 101: protein MEDNNAVAPLLVGLRFQPSDAMLLGYLFSKITGKSRLHLDQQVIKDFNLYGEKEPWEIWELYGGDNLRSGEDLYFFTQSKKKTQNSSKMNRLIGTGTWMITGPAEAITYSQLSAQPLGFKKRFRYKGEVAQQVSQWIMFEYSLDTNLVSMNDCNYVLCRLKKKDLKEEKG, encoded by the coding sequence ATGGAAGACAATAATGCTGTGGCTCCCTTGTTGGTGGGACTCAGGTTTCAGCCTAGTGACGCCATGCTACTGGGCTATCTCTTCAGCAAAATCACTGGCAAGTCCAGGCTGCATCTTGATCAACAAGTAATCAAGGATTTTAACTTGTACGGAGAGAAAGAACCTTGGGAAATATGGGAGTTGTACGGTGGGGATAATCTTCGGTCTGGTGAAGATCTCTACTTCTTCACTCAGTCAAAGAAGAAAACTCAAAACAGTTCAAAGATGAACCGCTTGATTGGAACCGGTACTTGGATGATAACTGGGCCGGCCGAGGCAATAACATATTCCCAATTATCAGCACAGCCTTTGGGGTTCAAGAAACGGTTTCGATATAAGGGTGAAGTGGCGCAACAAGTAAGTCAATGGATCATGTTTGAGTATAGTTTGGATACTAATTTGGTGTCCATGAATGACTGCAATTATGTGCTTTGTCGACTAAAGAAGAAGGATCTTAAGGAGGAAAAAGgttga